The DNA window TCTCCTTCAATAATCAAGGAAAGACACAACTAGAGATGACAAAGCTGCAATTTCAGGTATGAACGTCACAGGTAGTAATATCTCCAATCTTTGCATATGGATCTTAGATTCAGGTGCCTCTCACCATGTATGCCCACATATAATATGTTTCTCTACCTTGCATAACATCCCCCTGTTCCTATTAACCTACCCATTGGAACACAGTTAATTGCATATTATTTTGGCACAGTTGTTATTAATAATTATCTTCATTTACAAAATGTTTTCTACATACCATAATTTTAATTCAGCCTCATCTCTATTTCAAAACTTTGCCAAAATATAGAGATGAGGCTACTTGCCTATTACATACCAAAATGTTTTCTACATTCTTACACAATTCCTATTATATACAGGATGTGTCTATCAAGCAGAAGATTGGCCAAGTCACACAACTTAACAACCTTTACATTCTATATAGAACTTCTATTTCTAATTCCATTTCACACAATGTTTGTAATAATGTCATTGTCTGATTCTGACTGGGCTACTTGCCCGGATACTCGCAAGTCCATAACAGGTTTCTGCATCTATTTAGGAGAATGTCTCATTTCATGGAAGTCAAAGAAGCAACCTACAGTCTCTAGAAGCTCCACAAAAGGAGAATATTGTTCCATGGCCTCAACTGTCTGCGAAATACAATGGATCACCAACCTCTTAACCGACCTCAAAATCCCTTTTCAAACTCCTGTCAACCTATATTGTGACAATGCTTCTTCTAGGCACATTGCAAACAACTCTTCATTTCACGAATGCACAAAATATATTGATCTTGACTGCCACCTTGTACGTGAAAAGTTGCAACAACGCTTGTTCCATCTCCTCCCTGtcactaggggtgggaataggctaggctaggctttataaggcctgggcctggcctacgataaacttacaaggcctgagcctggcctatggcTTACTATAGCCTCGTTTTTTCAGCCTggcctgacctttttaaaagcttggcctggcctgaaagcctatttaaaagcctatttcttattaatgttttcaattcattcatattacttaagaagccttataggtcgcatatatatgaacatttagacaTACCTACTTagcattttttctaatatatatgcatatatagaccaatctatttaacacCTTTTCTAatacatatgtatatatagggcaacctatttagactaattttaataaatgaaaatataggccggcctacaaggctttataggcttttttaatagcctaggtctgatctattttattaaataggcttttaaagaAGTCCAAGTctggcctttttatcaaataggcctggcctgacctggccttaagtaggctaggctataggcccctgtaggccgacctggcctattcccacccctacctgTCACCTCTCAACAACAACTCGCAGATGTCTTTACAAAGCCTTTAGAAACAACTCCTTTCTTGTCTAACATTGCTAAGCTTGACATTCATTCCATATACCCCAAACTTATGGGAGACTATTAGATATAAGTTTTGTATTACATTGGACCTCATATTCACTAATGGGCCTTATGTTAGATTTAGGTCCAATATATATAACATTGTATAGCTAGATCAATGTAGAACTTTCTAATTCAATTTGAATCATTTTCTCTTTGCCGCCAATGGCTTTTATCATCTTCCTCAATACAATTCTGCAATTATAATACTATGTAATAATTGAATAAAATGGTAAGGTTTCATATTCAACTTCACCACCCATTTGAATTTAAATCATATGACTTTAGGAGTGTTATAGATTTTAATCTCAATATCAAACAGAGCCTTGAATTGGGTGAACATTAATTAACCCCATTTACATGGTTTAGTTGAGAATCAATCAAAATAACTAGTATGAAAATCACTCTAGTttagtttgaatttgaatgatCAAATGATGCAATGACCAACATTTTCAAACTTTGATTATAATTAACATTAAACTGTTCCATCCATTTCTATTTGGTAACTTAAAATTGGAGCCAGAGGACAAGTGTGACTACCTCATTCGTACTTTGTCTttcttttcttaattaaatcattacatcctttaatattataataatttataatatagttTTTTGGACTATGCTGTTCAATATGTTATCCAGCACTTCAACTTCTAACTGCTCCTCTTTGTTAGTAGTTGTATTAATTTCTGAATAAAGACACAAATTCATGCTATCATTCCCTTCGTCACTGTCCTTGTTTATACGTTACTTAGGTTACCAAATCATTAGCAAACAttgtcacaaaaaaaaaaaaaacattggcaGACATATATGAATTGAAGTTTGGATAGCATCATCTGTATTGTTAGAACAATCCTCACTAATGGATCAGATAGGGTTCTAACCAATCACAAATTcaacaatttaaaattatttgttgtgtcaatatatataattataattagatCCGGATATGTGAGCTAAGTTCTAATTAACTCCATATAAATTCGTGTCTAATTAACTCCATATAAATTCGTATATTAAACGGCTCATGTTGACCCGTACGTAAttattaacttatttttataCGGTGTCTTCTAagttaataaataaatgaattatttttttataaaaaactatattaaaacaataatataaaatccaatttttttaaaacaaaaaaaaaattattgttgattttaaacaaaaatttataagttgtaaataaaataaaaaatcctaaAGGATACTTCGAATGATTTTAATATATACTACAAATAAGAAATTAATTATTCGTAGTATTTATGTACTCATAgctatatttttttatcaataaaatttttcaTGGACAAAATTATAGAAGATAAAAGTGTAGTTAATCTTtcaagagaaaaagagatatgcactgacagtgtaaaatatttttacactgtcaaccaatcacaaccatatatccaattaaaacacaattttaattttaaaaaactaatatgacatggcaagtgtaaggattttgattggatgtatgtgtaaagttaatttacagtgtcagtgcactacctttaaactcatctttcaaataatTTTGAGCTGAATTACGAACGAACTTGTGAATTCGAGAATTAAACCTGTGTCTAAACGGTCAAACTCACACTAGTCAAAAtttaaatagattaaaaaaataatccaaAATTCGTGCGAGCCGCGGGTTAAACGGGCTGGTTCGCATACCTCTGTCTCTGTCCATATAATCAATACATTTTTGGATTTCACATCTCTAAAGACTAGGGGTGTGCAAATAAACCGGTAACCATAAACCAAATCtatatccaaaccaaaccatatttaAAAACCCAgcccaaaataaaaaattaaaaccgGAGGCCCATTTATCAAAACTAAAAACAAACCGTAAACCATTATTGAATTCGGATTTCATTATCGGTTACCACTTACCAAATTtgagaaaaaccctaattcccaaaccCTCTCTTCTATCTCTTCTCTTCTATCTGAGATAGCTGTcacaaaccctaattcccaaaatTGCCACACCACCCTCCGCCTAATTCTCTTCCACCTTCTCCATCTCCGATTCTCTCTGCACTTTCCGCTCATTCCATCCAATCTTAGATCCCAGACTCACGACTGAACCGCCGTGTCGAAAACTTCTTGAAGGTACGTGAAACTCTAACTTGGGTTGCTATGCGTAAATGAAGCTTGGGTTATTGTTTTATGTGTTCAATCCTTGGTTCTGATTATGGTTCATTTTGTTACTTtcttatatttcaattttttgaggttttatgtgtttttgctaCATAGAATTCAGATAGAGAGATATATTAACCTGGCTTGTAGAACTAGACTTTGGAGCAGAGGAGATAGAGTGTTGTTATTTAGATGAATGATTGTTATCATCAACTTTAGTTGAACCCAAAACAGGGTCATAATCCAAAACAGCGTCCAAAGAAGTTATGTCATCAAGCAAATATCTTGAAGAAGGAGTGATTAAATCAGAAGGTGGTTTAACCCAACTCCTTCTTAGAATACTGTCAAATGGTTTTGAAGAGAAATTATTAGCACTATGTTTAAGTTCAGTTGAATTTTCAGCTGTTGTAGTACTTTTCTTTTTCTTGGTCTTTTTGAGATCATGGAGAGGTTTTGGGTTGATAGGTGATGGAGAAGGAGAGGTAGGGAGAGTGAAATCTCTTGCTGGAGTTCTTTTTGGATCTGTGATGAGGTAGGGAGAATCTAAGTTGTGTAGTGAAGGAAGAGATAAGGAAAGTTGGTAGTAGTGCTGAGTGGTTTTAAGCTTCAATTTGTTTGGAGTTTTGAGAAGTGTGAAGTGGAGAGAATGAAAACAGAGAAAGAGATAAGAATGTATAATTTTCAGTAGAGTTTAGTTGGCATATATGTCTAGTACAATGTATATTTGTTAATTGGTTTTAATTTGTTTCTAATTTGAATTTCAGTTACATTTACTATTGAATAAGTATGTAAATTTGTTTATCAAGCTGAATAGTAAGATAGTTTTCCGATGCAAATTTATGATGATATGTATAAATTGACATGCTTTGATGATATAAAGAACCATTACCATTGAAGgtattcatcatttgattaatTCATGTTTGAAATTGAAGTACATGCTAACCTCTGTTAATAACCATCAAgttttatatcttttttttttgtatcggGTCAATATTTTTGTATGAGTGTGTGAATGTGCTATCTGGGATAGTATGCAATCATAGTTATGTATCATGAATTCTTGATGCATTGAATTGTGTTATGTAAAATTGCAATTTTACCATTTAATGGCTCTGTCTGAAATGGTAATGGTGCATGGTAAGGGAAATGTTAATTTGGTGTAGGTGTAGTTAGTTTTTGAGGGTGTGTGCTTGTTCTTATATATGGTTGTTATAGATAGATATCTCTTTGTTTATATATTAGTTTTTCTTCTCTATGCTAATTTGATTAGGATTTTGTTTTAGgtgtattaattttgtgggagtattttgttcttttatatggtTATTTTAAATAGCTATGTTTTCATGTATGTATTTGTTAGGATGATACTAGTATGTGAATCTATAAACATTTGTGCTTGTTAGTTTTGTTGTCATTTAGTGATAGCTAATGTTTTGTTTAACCTTAATTATTCTGGTCTTGTTGAATATCATTGGTCTATTTTTGTTTTAGGAGTTATTCTCTTTTCTTGATATGTACTATGAAATGTATGAGTTTTTCTTAACAAGATGTATCTTTTTGAAACAGGTACTGAAGCTGCACCCAGGAAGAAGGGAGCTGCTGCTTCTGCCTAAGCCTTTAATTATAGTAGTGGAGCTATTTTTGTGTTGGATCATTGATCTTTGGAAACATTACTCTATTTTTAGTTTTCATTTCCCTCTTTTAATATGTAACTGCTGGATCTTTTGTGGACCATATTAGGATTAAATAATGCTActtttaatcttaattttgtaGAACTTATGTCTCTTTACATGTTAAACAGAATTTGCTCTTATAAGTCACAAGTATTTGCTCTTATAATGGTCTTTTTATGTTTAGTTTTAATgctatttgaaaataatataaaattggtttttaaacgggttatttttaaaaactggtttttaaactggttatttttaaaaactggttttaaaactggtttttttataaaactgGTTTTAAAACTGGtttctttaaaagaaaataaaaactggTTTTGAGAGAACTAGTTTAAAACCGGTTTTTTTGTTAAAACTGGTTTTTATGAAAAATCGGTttagaaccaaaccaaaccatatgtaaaccggttttaaaaaaataaaccggttttaataaaatagttttaagatccaaaccaaaccatatatatggttcaatttggtttggttattgatccatgcacacccctactAAAGACACAAAGCATATTTCAAGATGATCAATCAAACAGTTCACACTCAATAAGCATCAAACTTGTGACCACCTAAAATAGAAGTGGAGTAGTCAAAACTCCAAAAAGTCAAAAAGATTTTGGTATATTTTTGCATGAATACACTACAACACTATAACACTAGGTATCAAATTAAACAAAAACAAGATAACATAACATAACAaatcaaataacaaaataaaacatgacATCATAATTTTCCTCAAATGTAGAATACTAGAGTGGTTAGAGAGTAGTTgaagaaacaaaataaagaaagaatATATCTTTCTTATCTGCCCAATTCCTCTGTCTCTTTCACTAACCAAAAGAAAAAGATTCAAAGTATATTATATAATCTTTTGGTATATTTATTTGACACCACAACTCAACCATTCTACACAATTCTCTTCATTTTCTCTTTGCAATGAAGGAACCTTCAAAACCATGGAGACCATTCACATCAAATTGTTGCACAACAGAAAACCAAACAATTTTTAGTAACTTCAGTAAATGCAAACCTTCACGTTCAGATTATTCTAAGAATATTGCTCCATTGCCGTCTTTTAGGAGACTTTCTTTCTCTGATCTTAGCCGTTCGTCTTCGACGCGTATCAATGAAGATCTTGCACTGTCTTTTGGTTCTGACTTGTTTGATTTTCAGCTGAGTGAACTTCGCGCTATTACTCAGAATTTTTCGAGTAATTTTTTGCTTGGTGAAGGCGGGTTTGGAACAGTTCATAAGGGCTATTTCGATGATAATTTTAGACAAGGTTTGAAGGCTCAACCTGTTGCGGTTAAGCTTTTGGATATTGAAGGTTTACAAGGACATCGCGAATGGCTTGTAAGTATATGTCAAGTCGCCTTGTTGGGTTAAACAACTTATTTTGCAGTTTAGAGTATAAATGGACAATAAAATCAAATCGTTTTCATATAAgctataaattattttcataagtcATTTTAGATTGCTCATTTTGCAGGCAGAAGTGATTTTTCTTGGGCAGTTAAGGCATCCCAATTTGGTCAAATTGATTGGATATTGTTGTGAGGATGAAGAGAGACTACTTGTCTATGAATTCATGCCAAGAGGAAGCTTGGAGAATCACATGTTCAGAAGTATGTTTTATAACCATTAATGTTTATTTTGATCATACATGAATTAATGAAACATGTCACATATATTATTATCATCTAACCACTACATGTTATTATTGTAGGACTAACATCACTTCCATGGGCAACAAGAATAAAAATTGCAATTGGTGCTGCGAAAGGACTTTCTTTCTTGCATGGAGCTGAAAAACCGGTCATTTACAGAGATTTCAAGACTTCCAATGTCTTACTTGATTCAGTCAGTAGTAATTTAGTGTCTGCTTattatagttttatttaaaaagtgattatttttaaGAGTTTTTATTCGTCTGTTATCGCTTTGAAATAGGACTTCACAGCAAAATTGTCGGATTTTGGACTTGCGAAAATGGGGCCAGAAGGAT is part of the Vicia villosa cultivar HV-30 ecotype Madison, WI linkage group LG2, Vvil1.0, whole genome shotgun sequence genome and encodes:
- the LOC131651876 gene encoding probable serine/threonine-protein kinase PBL15 → MKEPSKPWRPFTSNCCTTENQTIFSNFSKCKPSRSDYSKNIAPLPSFRRLSFSDLSRSSSTRINEDLALSFGSDLFDFQLSELRAITQNFSSNFLLGEGGFGTVHKGYFDDNFRQGLKAQPVAVKLLDIEGLQGHREWLAEVIFLGQLRHPNLVKLIGYCCEDEERLLVYEFMPRGSLENHMFRRLTSLPWATRIKIAIGAAKGLSFLHGAEKPVIYRDFKTSNVLLDSDFTAKLSDFGLAKMGPEGSKSHVTTRVMGTYGYAAPEYISTGHLTTKSDVYSFGVVLLELLTGRRATDKTRPKTEQNIVDWTKPYLSSSRRLRYIMDPRLAGQYSVKGSKEIAHLALQCISLHPKDRPRMAMIVETLESLQQFKDMAVTSGHWPISSKTTKNGASNVKARANGANQKQLAPVRSKKT